A window of the Buchnera aphidicola (Aphis glycines) genome harbors these coding sequences:
- a CDS encoding HU family DNA-binding protein — protein sequence MNKTQLINIISKKSNLSKIQVKSTLESTLSTIIDSLKKGEPVQIVGFGTFKVNLRASRAGRNPQTGKEIIIPATKVPSFISGKTLKNAIK from the coding sequence ATGAATAAAACTCAATTAATTAATATTATCTCTAAAAAATCTAATTTATCTAAAATACAAGTTAAATCCACGTTAGAATCAACATTATCTACTATTATTGACTCCTTAAAAAAAGGTGAACCTGTACAAATAGTAGGTTTTGGTACATTTAAAGTTAACTTGAGAGCATCTCGCGCAGGACGAAATCCACAAACAGGGAAAGAAATTATTATTCCTGCAACAAAAGTTCCTAGTTTTATATCTGGTAAAACATTAAAAAATGCGATTAAATAA
- the purH gene encoding bifunctional phosphoribosylaminoimidazolecarboxamide formyltransferase/IMP cyclohydrolase, with product MSSNNRLKNALISLSDKEHLLEISKVLLKKKINLLATGGTAKYLKNYNIPVIEISEYTNFPEILNGRVKTIHPKIIAGILSRRDQDQKTMQLYNILPIDIVIVNFYPFDKINTQKTYPIQEIIEKIDIGGPTLVRSAAKNYRDVIVIVNFFDFKLIFDSMTNHYISIEKRLYLAKQAFLYTSSYEKSIAQYFTNEDKFDTKHKKNLFPNQFQLQFVKKQNLRYGENYHQKSALYIEENNLNPGTISSAYQIHGKKLSYNNISDADIALECVKQFSQPACVIVKHGNPCGASEKRSLLKAYISAYKSDPISAFGGVIAFNYIIDTETAEEIIQRQFVEVIIAPEINHLSLNILKKKKNIRILITGQFQKNNEQIDFKKITNGLLLQENDNSTIDIKKFNFVTTRLPTKKELKDAIFCWNIVKYVKSNAILYGFNKTTISIGSGQTSRVDATQLANIKAKNRGFDTIGATMASDAFFPFRDGIDKAASIGISCIIQPGGSIRDKEVIECANEYNIAMIFTQKRHFKH from the coding sequence ATGTCATCAAATAATAGATTAAAAAATGCCTTAATTAGTTTATCTGATAAAGAACATTTATTAGAGATATCAAAAGTTTTATTGAAAAAAAAAATTAATTTACTTGCCACAGGAGGAACGGCAAAATATCTAAAAAATTATAATATACCTGTAATTGAAATTTCAGAATACACAAATTTTCCAGAAATATTAAACGGTCGTGTAAAAACTATTCACCCTAAAATAATAGCAGGTATTTTATCTAGAAGAGATCAAGATCAAAAAACTATGCAATTATATAATATATTACCAATAGATATTGTAATTGTTAATTTTTATCCATTTGATAAAATTAATACTCAGAAAACATATCCAATACAAGAAATAATCGAAAAAATTGATATTGGAGGACCAACTTTAGTTCGATCTGCAGCTAAAAATTATAGAGACGTCATTGTTATAGTAAATTTTTTTGATTTTAAGCTAATTTTTGATTCAATGACAAATCATTATATAAGTATAGAAAAAAGATTATATTTAGCAAAGCAAGCTTTCTTATATACATCTAGTTATGAAAAAAGTATCGCACAATATTTTACAAACGAAGATAAATTTGATACAAAGCATAAAAAAAACTTATTTCCAAATCAATTCCAATTACAGTTTGTTAAAAAACAAAATTTAAGATATGGTGAAAATTATCACCAAAAATCTGCTTTATATATAGAAGAAAATAATTTAAATCCCGGCACAATTAGTTCAGCATATCAAATACATGGAAAAAAATTATCTTACAATAATATATCTGATGCAGATATTGCGTTGGAATGCGTGAAGCAGTTTTCTCAACCAGCTTGTGTAATTGTAAAACATGGAAACCCTTGTGGTGCATCTGAAAAAAGATCTTTATTAAAAGCATATATATCCGCTTATAAATCAGATCCTATTTCTGCTTTTGGAGGGGTAATTGCATTTAATTATATAATAGATACAGAAACAGCTGAAGAAATTATTCAAAGACAATTTGTTGAAGTAATTATAGCACCTGAAATAAATCATTTATCTTTAAATATATTAAAAAAGAAAAAAAATATAAGAATATTGATTACTGGTCAATTTCAAAAAAATAATGAGCAAATAGATTTTAAAAAAATCACAAACGGATTACTTTTACAAGAAAATGATAACAGCACAATAGATATAAAAAAATTTAATTTTGTTACGACAAGATTACCTACTAAAAAAGAATTAAAAGATGCTATATTTTGCTGGAATATAGTCAAATATGTTAAATCAAATGCAATTTTATACGGTTTTAATAAGACTACTATTAGTATCGGTTCAGGACAAACAAGTAGAGTAGATGCAACTCAATTAGCAAATATTAAAGCAAAAAACAGAGGATTTGATACTATAGGTGCAACTATGGCATCTGATGCGTTTTTTCCTTTTAGGGATGGGATCGACAAAGCAGCATCTATTGGTATAAGCTGTATTATCCAACCGGGAGGTTCAATTCGTGATAAAGAAGTTATCGAATGTGCTAACGAATATAATATTGCAATGATTTTTACTCAGAAACGTCATTTTAAACATTAA
- the rpoC gene encoding DNA-directed RNA polymerase subunit beta': MKDLLKFLKAQTKTEDFDAIKISLASPDVIRSWSFGEVKKPETINYRTFKPERDGLFCARIFGPVKDYECLCGKYKRLKHRGVICEKCGVEVTQSKVRRERMGHIELSSPTAHIWFLKSLPSRIGLLLDMPLRDIERVLYFESYVVINAGMTNLEKNQILTEEQYLDALEEFGDEFHAQMGAEAIQLLLKNINLIKECENLRIELNETNSETKRKKLTKRIKLIESFIQSNNKPEWMILTVLPVLPPDLRPLVPLDGGRFATSDLNDLYRRVINRNNRLKRLLDLAAPDIIVRNEKRMLQEAVDALLDNGRRGRAITGSNKRPLKSLADMIKGKQGRFRQNLLGKRVDYSGRSVITVGPYLRLHQCGLPKKMALELFKPFIYGKLEVRSLATTIKAAKKMVEREESVVWDILDEVIREHPVLLNRAPTLHRLGIQAFEPVLIEGKAIQLHPLVCAAYNADFDGDQMAVHVPLTLEAQLEARALMMSTNNILSPANGEPIIVPSQDVVLGLYYMTREKINGKGEGMLLNSSHEAEKVYHLGIAELHSLIKIRIVEYQKNEDNQLIPIKKIVNTTVGRAILWMIVPKGLPFKIVNQTLGKKDISQMLNTCYRILGLKPTVTFADQIMYTGFAYAARSGASVGINDMVIPEKKSSIIQEAEIEVAEIQEQFQSGLVTAGERYNKVIDIWAAANERVATAMMENLSVELVLNKIGTLKKQTSFNSIFMMADSGARGSAAQIRQLAGMRGLMAKPDGSIIETPITANFREGLNVLQYFISTHGARKGLADTALKTANSGYLTRRLVDVAQDLVVTKKDCGTHEGILMTPLIEGGDVKEPLRERVLGRVTVDNITYPNSEKILIERNTLLNEQWCDVLEQNSIDTIKVRSVVNCDTDFGVCAYCYGRDLARGNLVNKGEAIGVIAAQSIGEPGTQLTMRTFHIGGAASRAATESSIQIKNKGIINLNNAKSVTNSSGKIVITSRNVELNIIDKFGRTKESYKIPYGSIMAKKNGETVSSGETIAKWDPHTIPVITEVNGYVRFVDMIDGQSIIRQADELTGLSSIVVLDTAERVATSKDLRPSLKIIDEKGNDVLISGTEMPAQYFLPGKAIVQLNDGVKISSGDTLARVPQESGGTKDITGGLPRVADLFEARRPKELAILAEISGIISFGKETKGKRRLIITPVDGNNSYEEMIPKWRQLNVFEGERVERGDVISDGPESPHDILRLRGVQAVTKYIVNEVQEVYRLQGVKINDKHIEVIVRQMLRKATIIKSGQSEFLDGEQVEFSRIKISNRILGKKNKILASFSRDLLGITKASLATESFISAASFQETTRVLTESAVAGKKDELRGLKENVIVGRLIPAGTGYAYHKERLNRRKNINNNYISHNNNSPSQVSAEEASASLSELLNSTLT, translated from the coding sequence GTGAAAGATTTACTAAAATTTTTAAAAGCCCAAACTAAAACTGAAGATTTTGATGCTATTAAAATTTCATTAGCATCACCAGATGTTATTAGATCTTGGTCGTTTGGCGAAGTTAAAAAACCAGAAACTATTAACTACCGAACATTTAAACCAGAAAGAGACGGATTATTTTGCGCTCGTATTTTTGGTCCAGTGAAAGATTATGAATGTTTATGTGGAAAATATAAAAGATTAAAACATAGAGGTGTAATCTGTGAGAAATGCGGCGTTGAAGTTACACAGAGTAAAGTAAGACGCGAACGAATGGGGCATATAGAACTTTCTTCTCCTACAGCTCATATTTGGTTTTTAAAGTCATTACCATCACGCATAGGTTTATTATTAGATATGCCATTAAGAGATATTGAAAGAGTACTATACTTTGAATCTTATGTTGTTATTAATGCAGGTATGACTAATCTTGAAAAAAATCAAATATTGACAGAAGAACAATATTTAGATGCATTAGAAGAATTCGGAGATGAATTTCATGCACAAATGGGCGCAGAAGCGATTCAATTATTGTTAAAAAACATAAATCTAATAAAAGAATGTGAAAATTTAAGAATAGAATTAAATGAAACAAATTCTGAAACAAAACGAAAAAAATTAACTAAACGAATTAAATTAATCGAATCATTTATACAATCCAATAATAAACCAGAGTGGATGATTCTTACTGTACTACCAGTACTCCCTCCTGATTTAAGACCATTAGTACCATTAGATGGTGGTAGATTTGCAACATCTGATTTGAATGATTTATATCGCAGAGTTATCAATAGAAACAATCGATTAAAAAGATTATTAGATTTAGCTGCTCCTGATATTATCGTACGAAATGAAAAAAGAATGTTGCAAGAAGCTGTAGATGCTCTTTTAGATAATGGAAGAAGAGGTAGAGCAATTACGGGATCTAACAAAAGACCTCTCAAATCTTTAGCTGATATGATCAAAGGTAAACAAGGAAGATTTCGTCAAAATTTACTTGGAAAACGTGTAGACTATTCAGGTCGATCTGTGATTACTGTCGGTCCTTATTTAAGATTACATCAATGCGGATTGCCTAAAAAAATGGCTTTAGAACTTTTTAAACCATTTATATACGGAAAATTAGAAGTACGAAGTCTGGCAACTACTATTAAAGCTGCAAAAAAAATGGTAGAAAGAGAAGAATCTGTTGTGTGGGATATTTTAGATGAAGTTATTCGAGAACATCCAGTATTATTAAATCGAGCTCCCACTTTACATAGATTAGGTATTCAAGCATTTGAACCTGTTTTAATAGAAGGCAAGGCTATACAATTACATCCATTAGTTTGTGCTGCTTATAACGCAGACTTTGATGGCGATCAAATGGCTGTTCATGTTCCATTAACTCTAGAAGCACAATTAGAAGCTAGAGCATTAATGATGTCTACAAATAATATTTTATCCCCAGCAAATGGAGAACCAATTATTGTACCTTCTCAGGATGTAGTTTTAGGATTGTATTATATGACTCGAGAAAAAATCAATGGAAAAGGAGAAGGTATGCTTTTAAATAGTTCTCATGAAGCGGAAAAAGTATATCATTTGGGAATCGCCGAGCTACATTCTTTAATTAAAATTAGAATAGTAGAATATCAGAAAAATGAAGATAATCAATTAATTCCTATTAAGAAAATAGTCAATACTACTGTAGGAAGAGCAATTTTATGGATGATTGTTCCTAAAGGTTTACCATTTAAAATAGTCAATCAAACTCTAGGGAAAAAAGATATTTCACAAATGTTAAATACATGTTACCGTATTTTGGGTTTAAAACCTACTGTTACTTTTGCCGATCAAATTATGTATACAGGTTTTGCTTATGCAGCAAGATCAGGAGCTTCTGTTGGTATTAATGATATGGTGATACCAGAAAAAAAATCAAGTATCATTCAAGAAGCAGAAATTGAAGTGGCTGAAATACAAGAACAATTTCAATCAGGTTTAGTAACAGCAGGTGAGAGATATAATAAAGTTATCGATATTTGGGCTGCGGCAAATGAAAGAGTAGCAACAGCAATGATGGAAAATTTATCTGTAGAATTAGTTTTAAATAAAATAGGAACATTAAAAAAACAAACTTCTTTTAATAGCATATTTATGATGGCAGATTCAGGAGCACGAGGATCTGCAGCGCAAATTCGTCAATTAGCTGGGATGCGGGGATTAATGGCCAAGCCTGATGGTTCGATTATCGAAACTCCAATTACAGCTAATTTTAGAGAAGGTTTAAATGTATTACAATATTTTATTTCGACTCATGGAGCTCGAAAAGGATTAGCCGATACGGCATTAAAAACTGCTAATTCTGGTTATTTAACTCGTAGACTTGTAGATGTCGCACAAGATTTAGTTGTTACTAAAAAAGACTGCGGAACACATGAGGGTATTTTAATGACTCCATTAATCGAAGGAGGAGATGTCAAAGAGCCTTTACGTGAACGAGTCTTAGGTCGAGTTACTGTAGACAACATCACATATCCTAATAGTGAAAAAATATTAATTGAAAGAAACACTTTATTAAATGAACAATGGTGTGATGTATTAGAACAAAATTCTATAGATACCATTAAAGTGAGATCAGTAGTTAATTGTGATACTGACTTTGGTGTTTGTGCGTATTGTTACGGTCGGGATTTAGCTAGAGGAAATCTAGTTAACAAAGGAGAAGCTATAGGAGTAATTGCAGCTCAATCTATAGGAGAACCTGGTACTCAATTAACCATGAGAACGTTTCATATTGGTGGGGCTGCTTCAAGAGCTGCAACTGAATCTAGCATTCAAATTAAAAACAAAGGCATTATCAATCTTAATAATGCAAAATCTGTCACTAATTCTTCAGGTAAGATAGTTATAACATCAAGAAATGTAGAATTAAATATTATTGATAAATTTGGAAGAACCAAAGAAAGCTATAAAATACCTTACGGATCTATAATGGCAAAAAAAAATGGAGAAACAGTAAGCTCTGGTGAAACTATAGCAAAATGGGATCCACATACTATACCAGTTATTACAGAAGTAAATGGATATGTCCGATTTGTAGATATGATTGATGGTCAAAGTATTATAAGGCAAGCTGACGAACTAACTGGATTATCTTCAATAGTGGTATTAGATACCGCCGAAAGAGTAGCTACTAGCAAAGATTTAAGACCCTCATTAAAAATTATCGATGAAAAAGGAAACGATGTACTTATCTCAGGAACAGAAATGCCAGCTCAATATTTTCTACCTGGAAAAGCAATTGTACAATTAAATGATGGCGTAAAAATTAGTTCAGGTGATACTTTAGCAAGAGTACCTCAGGAATCAGGAGGCACTAAAGATATAACTGGAGGATTACCAAGAGTAGCAGATTTATTTGAAGCAAGACGCCCAAAAGAATTAGCTATTTTAGCTGAAATTAGTGGTATTATTTCATTCGGAAAAGAAACCAAAGGAAAAAGAAGATTAATTATTACTCCGGTAGATGGAAATAATTCATATGAAGAAATGATTCCGAAATGGAGGCAGTTGAATGTATTTGAAGGTGAGCGAGTAGAACGAGGAGATGTTATATCTGACGGTCCAGAATCACCACATGATATTCTTCGATTAAGAGGCGTTCAAGCTGTAACTAAATATATTGTTAATGAAGTACAAGAAGTATATCGTTTACAAGGTGTAAAAATTAATGATAAACATATTGAAGTTATAGTCAGACAAATGCTTAGAAAAGCCACGATTATTAAATCAGGACAGTCAGAGTTTTTAGACGGAGAACAAGTTGAATTTTCAAGAATCAAAATTTCAAATCGCATATTAGGTAAAAAAAATAAAATTTTAGCGAGCTTTTCAAGAGATTTACTAGGAATTACTAAAGCATCATTAGCAACTGAATCATTTATATCAGCTGCATCGTTTCAAGAAACAACTAGAGTATTAACAGAATCTGCAGTGGCAGGAAAAAAAGATGAACTAAGAGGATTAAAAGAAAACGTTATTGTTGGGCGCTTAATTCCAGCAGGTACTGGATATGCATATCATAAAGAAAGATTAAATCGTCGAAAAAATATAAATAATAATTATATATCACATAATAATAATTCACCTTCACAAGTAAGCGCTGAAGAAGCATCTGCCAGTTTATCTGAATTATTAAATTCTACTCTAACATAA
- the metE gene encoding 5-methyltetrahydropteroyltriglutamate--homocysteine S-methyltransferase, with protein MTISNHILGFPRIGINRELKKAQESYWSGSIKQSDLYFIGKNLRQDNWKKQKDNGIEYISVGDFSWYDHVLTTSMMLGNIPERHHDINNSVDLDCLFRIARGSYPDISASEMTKWFNTNYHYIVPEFNKDRILKFSWNQLLEETDEALSLGYKVKPIILGPITYLWLGKVKGQYFDRLDLLDSILPIYKYILNELNKRNISFIQIDEPVLVLELSEKWKKAYSYAYEYLHSKNKILLTTYFDSIDHNIEFIRNLPVHGIHIDLIAGKYNLFDFNTKIPQEWILSLGIINGRNIWKSDLLKWFETISKISKFRQNLLISSSCSLLHAPIDLNMEKNLDEETKKWFSFAIQKCHELKLLLEALKDYNTTSIKQWCNPIYQRSLSKKVQKFEVQKRVATILNNTFHRISDYSIRSEQQKIKFNLPVLPTTTIGSFPQTVEIRKLRRDYKNNLINFKEYEKGIKKHILQVIKIQEELDIDVLVHGEAERNDMVEYFGEHLDGFVFTENGWVQSYGSRCVKPPIIIGDISRPKSITIEWSKYAQSLTKKPVKGMLTGPVTILFWSFPREDISLEIISKQIALALHDEVLDLEKNGIEIIQIDEPALREGLPLKKSLWNEYLTWAVDAFRLTCFDVKNTTQIHTHMCYCEFNDIMNAIALLDADVITIETARSDMELLEAFKKFKYPNEVGPGVYDIHSSNIPNIKSIDILLKKAMKYLPLRRIWVNPDCGLKTRNWNETVSALKSMIQATKKIRNQIK; from the coding sequence ATCAGATTTATATTTTATAGGAAAAAATTTAAGACAAGATAATTGGAAAAAACAAAAAGATAATGGAATTGAATATATATCAGTTGGAGATTTTTCTTGGTATGATCATGTTTTAACTACTAGTATGATGCTTGGAAATATACCAGAAAGACATCATGATATTAATAATTCTGTTGATTTAGATTGTTTATTTCGTATTGCTAGAGGATCTTATCCAGATATTTCAGCATCAGAAATGACTAAATGGTTTAATACTAATTATCATTATATAGTTCCAGAGTTTAATAAAGATAGAATATTAAAATTTTCTTGGAATCAACTGTTAGAAGAAACAGATGAAGCTCTATCATTAGGCTACAAAGTTAAACCTATTATTTTAGGACCTATAACGTATTTATGGTTAGGAAAAGTAAAAGGTCAATATTTTGATCGTTTAGATTTGCTTGATAGTATATTGCCTATATACAAGTATATTTTGAATGAATTAAATAAAAGAAATATTAGTTTTATTCAAATAGATGAACCTGTTTTAGTTTTAGAGCTGTCTGAAAAATGGAAAAAAGCTTATTCATATGCTTATGAGTATTTGCATAGCAAAAATAAAATATTGTTAACAACATATTTTGATAGTATTGATCACAATATAGAATTTATTCGTAATTTACCTGTACATGGTATTCATATTGATTTAATTGCTGGAAAATATAATTTATTTGATTTTAACACTAAAATTCCTCAAGAATGGATTTTATCTTTAGGAATTATTAATGGAAGAAATATTTGGAAATCAGATCTTTTAAAATGGTTTGAAACTATTTCTAAAATTTCTAAATTTCGTCAAAATTTATTGATTAGTTCATCTTGTTCATTGTTACATGCCCCAATTGATTTAAACATGGAAAAAAATTTAGATGAAGAAACTAAAAAATGGTTTTCTTTTGCTATACAAAAATGTCACGAATTAAAATTATTATTAGAAGCGTTAAAAGACTATAATACTACTTCAATTAAACAATGGTGTAATCCTATTTATCAACGTAGTCTTTCTAAAAAAGTTCAAAAATTTGAAGTTCAAAAACGTGTTGCTACAATTTTAAATAATACTTTTCATCGGATCAGTGATTATTCTATACGTTCTGAACAGCAAAAAATTAAATTTAATTTACCTGTTTTACCTACTACTACTATTGGTTCTTTTCCTCAAACAGTAGAAATTAGAAAGTTAAGACGAGATTATAAAAATAACTTAATAAACTTTAAAGAATATGAAAAAGGTATCAAAAAACATATTTTACAAGTAATAAAAATACAAGAAGAATTAGATATCGATGTTCTTGTTCATGGAGAAGCTGAACGAAATGATATGGTAGAGTATTTTGGTGAACATTTAGATGGTTTTGTATTTACAGAGAATGGATGGGTTCAAAGTTATGGTTCACGTTGTGTAAAACCACCTATTATTATAGGTGATATTAGCCGTCCGAAATCTATTACTATAGAATGGTCAAAATACGCTCAATCTTTAACGAAAAAACCAGTAAAAGGTATGTTAACAGGTCCAGTGACTATTTTATTTTGGTCTTTTCCTAGGGAAGATATTTCATTAGAAATTATTTCTAAACAAATTGCGCTAGCATTGCATGATGAAGTGTTAGATTTAGAAAAAAATGGAATTGAAATTATTCAAATTGATGAACCTGCATTACGAGAAGGACTTCCTTTGAAAAAAAGTTTATGGAATGAGTATTTAACTTGGGCTGTAGATGCTTTTCGTTTAACTTGCTTCGACGTAAAAAATACTACACAAATTCACACACATATGTGTTATTGTGAATTTAATGATATCATGAATGCTATTGCTTTATTAGATGCCGATGTTATTACAATCGAAACAGCGCGTTCTGATATGGAATTATTAGAAGCTTTTAAAAAATTTAAATATCCAAATGAAGTTGGACCAGGTGTGTATGACATTCATTCCTCAAATATACCTAATATCAAATCAATTGATATTTTATTAAAAAAAGCAATGAAGTATTTACCATTGCGACGTATTTGGGTTAACCCAGATTGTGGTCTAAAAACAAGAAATTGGAATGAAACAGTGTCTGCATTAAAGAGCATGATACAAGCTACAAAAAAAATACGAAATCAAATTAAATAA